One window of the Cryptomeria japonica chromosome 7, Sugi_1.0, whole genome shotgun sequence genome contains the following:
- the LOC131048594 gene encoding uncharacterized protein LOC131048594 codes for MEISVKKPEIVEEEGEIGENREVEEEQSCSSNGPISWNTGFNSRKRSASSGDERNDFVDESNRVGMQRSSSTGNVEGRVRQYVRSKMPRLRWTPDLHHSFLHAVERLGGQARATPKLVLQLMDVKGLTIAHVKSHLQMYRSMKNDENCQEIGQTQRFMEGGQEHITDCFSLSRSIKTAGIQRYENERFSVNENYDSSHYYNLLHRPALQRFDPSPSNRYNQIPWERRQDWLLRSYTNHFTHHDNSRQLYEWNSMKRLDCSSRKEQHLFDVALKEAKPQLPLTADPPASSLQWGTRQEEIEAKKLREIPRGDCFMPGVTGHVIKSTSKDQIEFDCFHRNRICQTPTVDLANIGFVRMPTTSHVTGINKNTNTTFGQAPVTAKIQPRIALEQEQPCLKLQLQRGQEPQQSKEVISIPGLPGQSHNEAVTKRKLRESHTDHEETCSAEEVDSSLNLSLFSKYEVKEGPKFLRKEEYRNELRQGLQQQPADDIPVLDLTMSLRPLE; via the exons ATGGAGATTTCTGTGAAGAAGCCTGAAATTGTTGAAGAGGAGGGGGAGATAGGGGAAAATAGAGAGGTGGAGGAAGAGCAAAGTTGTAGTAGTAATGGGCCCATTTCATGGAATACTGGTTTTAACTCGCGCAAAAGGTCTGCCTCAAGTGGAGATGAGCGTAATGATTTTGTTGATGAGTCTAATAGAGTAGGCATGCAGAGGAGTTCCAGCACTGGTAATGTTGAGGGAAGAGTAAGACAGTATGTTCGTTCCAAAATGCCTCGCCTTCGTTGGACTCCAgatctgcatcattcttttttGCATGCCGTTGAGCGTCTAGGTGGCCAAGCCA GAGCGACACCTAAGTTAGTACTACAGCTTATGGACGTGAAGGGATTGACTATTGCCCACGTTAAGAGCCACCTGCAG ATGTACAGAAgcatgaaaaatgatgagaattgtCAAG AAATAGGGCAGACGCAGAGGTTCATGGAAGGAGGACAAGAGCATATTACAGACtgcttctctctttctagatcaatTAAAACAGCCGGCATACAGCGGTATGAAAATGAGAGATTTTCGGTCAACGAAAATTATGATTCTTCCCATTATTACAACCTTCTGCATCGACCCGCTTTACAGCGGTTTGATCCAAGCCCCTCAAATAG ATATAACCAGATTCCTTGGGAGAGGCGTCAGGACTGGCTTTTGAGGTCATACACAAATCATTTTACACATCATGATAATTCAAGACAATTATATGAGTGGAACAGTATGAAGCGTCTGGATTGCAGTAGTAGGAAGGAACAGCATTTGTTTGACGTTGCTCTCAAAGAAGCTAAGCCACAGCTCCCACTTACTGCAGACCCTCCTGCTTCTTCACTACAATGGGGTACAAGACAGGAGGAAATAGAAGCTAAGAAATTACGCGAAATACCTAGAGGAGATTGTTTTATGCCTGGTGTAACCGGCCATGTCATCAAAAGCACAAGTAAAGACCAAATTGAGTTTGATTGTTTTCACAGAAATAGAATTTGTCAGACTCCCACTGTGGATTTAGCTAATATAGGCTTTGTTAGAATGCCCACGACTTCACACGTTACGGGCATCAACAAAAATACAAATACAACCTTTGGCCAAGCGCCAGTTACAGCCAAAATACAGCCTCGAATTGCTTTGGAGCAGGAGCAGCCATGTTTGAAACTTCAG CTACAGCGAGGGCAGGAGCCCCAGCAATCGAAAGAAGTAATAAGTATTCCGGGACTTCCAGGTCAATCACATAATGAAGCTGTAACAAAAAGGAAATTGAGGGAATCTCATACTGATCATGAGGAAACCTGTTCGGCGGAGGAAGTAGACAGTAGCTTAAACCTTTCATTGTTCTCGAAATATGAAGTAAAGGAAGGACCCAAGTTTCTGAGGAAAGAAGAATATCGAAATGAGTTAAGACAAGGTTTGCAGCAGCAACCGGCAGATGACATTCCTGTTTTAGATCTGACCATGTCGCTTCGGCCATTGGAATGA